One genomic window of Plasmodium falciparum 3D7 genome assembly, chromosome: 10 includes the following:
- a CDS encoding ADP-ribosylation factor — MGLYVSRLFNRLFQKKDVRILMVGLDAAGKTTILYKVKLGEVVTTIPTIGFNVETVEFRNISFTVWDVGGQDKIRPLWRHYYSNTDGLIFVVDSNDRERIDDAREELHRMINEEELKDAIILVFANKQDLPNAMSAAEVTEKLHLNTIRERNWFIQSTCATRGDGLYEGFDWLTTHLNNAK; from the exons ATGGGTTTATATGTAAGTAGGTTATTTAATCgtttatttcaaaaaaaagatgTACGTATTTTAATGGTTGGATTAGATGCTGCTGGAAAAactacaatattatataaagtaaAACTTGGTGAAGTTGTTACGACTATTCCAACAATag gtTTCAATGTTGAAACTGTCGAATTTCGTAACATTTCATTTACCGTATGGGATGTAGGAGGACAAGATAAG atCCGACCTTTATGGAGACATTATTATTCCAACACAGACGGATTAATATTTGTCGTAGATAGTAATGATAGAGAAAGAATAGATGATg cTCGTGAAGAATTACATAGAATgataaatgaagaagaattaaaagaTGCTATAATTTTAGTCTTCGCTAATAAACAAGATTTACCAAATGCTATGTCAGCAGCTGAAGTTACAGAGAAATTACACCTTAACACTATAAGGGAAAGGAACTG gttTATTCAATCCACCTGTGCCACAAGGGGTGACGGATTGTACGAAGGTTTTGATTGGCTAACCACACACTTAAATAATgccaaataa
- a CDS encoding ribosomal silencing factor RsfS, putative encodes MLKKFSPLSFMVLQKRYNKSEQKIFDKIKNIINSNKNLRHTDDEKDKIEIINIDNEIINKENISFKCNIINEDSTKNENKKDNIDEMTNVNIYDDYFNINDEYNNVMSNDNDNVDIKSFIRETVDYYKSLQLKKKEDHLNVLNVKKKDYSNIKEYYNKNEEIKEIVQDNNFIWNNKNYDKKNIHSGFHSDIIYYDNYDTTKSKHNQNIQNGQNIQNGQNIQNGQNIQNNQNNQNIQNIQNNQNNQHCHNSTHEKNCGSYNFLTPAQVFFENNKEKLIQESYKYYKERENNINKEDYLYDENEGYYNYANMKTPIIRPNDKEGFLFNYEDDDYNNNDDEGEDDMTLEKGIMPTIEQIVCILKHEKVKDIKVIDLDKCGRRDIGMFLILCTGNTAKHNKKVGKLISKIFIDLEIPYISNVVYCYCNKFDDWIITHCGPLKINIVTKELRNLYDIENLFLYPHEHFDSTNFPSFFDYTPGIPPPYLVRSNASMDSYKNDDIYTKFLTEK; translated from the coding sequence ATGTTAAAGAAATTCAGCCCCTTGTCGTTCATGGTTTTACAAAAGcgatataataaaagtgaaCAGAAAATTTTTGATAAgataaaaaacataattaatagtaataagAATTTAAGACATACAGAtgatgaaaaagataaaatagaaataataaatattgataatgaaattataaacaaagaaaatatttcttttaagtgtaatataataaatgaagactccacaaaaaatgaaaataaaaaagataacaTTGATGAGATGacaaatgtaaatatatacgatgattattttaatataaatgatgaatataataatgtaatgtctaatgataatgataatgtagATATAAAATCTTTTATTCGAGAAACCgttgattattataaatccttacaattaaaaaaaaaagaagatcaTCTAAATGTAttgaatgtaaaaaaaaaagattattcAAATATcaaagaatattataataaaaatgaagagatAAAGGAAATAGTAcaagataataattttatatggaataataaaaattatgataaaaaaaatatacacagtGGTTTTCATAGTGATATCATCTActatgataattatgatacTACCAAAAGTAAACataatcaaaatattcaaaatggtcaaaatattcaaaatggtcaaaatattcaaaatggTCAAAATATTCagaataatcaaaataatcaaaatattcagaatattcaaaataatcaaaataatcaACATTGTCATAATAGTACACATGAAAAAAACTGCGggtcatataattttttaacgCCAGCACAagttttttttgaaaataacAAAGAAAAGCTGATCCAAGAAAGctataaatattacaaagAACGagaaaataacataaataaagaGGATTATCtttatgatgaaaatgaaggttattataattatgcaAACATGAAAACGCCAATAATCAGACCAAATGACAAAGAAGGGTTTTTATTTAActatgaagatgatgattataataataatgatgatgaaggaGAAGACGACATGACATTAGAAAAAGGTATAATGCCTACGATCGAACAAattgtatgtatattaaaacaTGAAAAAGTAAAAGATATTAAAGTTATAGATCTTGATAAATGTGGAAGAAGAGATATAGGtatgtttttaatattatgtacAGGTAATACAgcaaaacataataaaaaagtagGAAAATTAAtaagtaaaatatttatagattTAGAAATACCATATATATCTAATGTAGTTTATTGTTATTGTAATAAATTTGATGATTGGATAATAACACATTGTGGACCacttaaaataaatattgttaCAAAAGAATTAagaaatttatatgatatagaAAACTTATTTCTATATCCACATGAACATTTTGATAGTACTAACTTCCCTTCATTTTTTGATTACACACCTGGTATCCCACCTCCATATCTGGTCAGGAGTAATGCTTCTATggattcatataaaaatgatgatatatacACTAAATTCTTAACGGAAAAatga
- a CDS encoding apicoplast integral membrane protein, putative: MKKAIFFIYLIFFVFVKVTCLEIRRGKYNINYDYAIKSLKDNNFKRRGGEKGRRNNIYYMNINFHNIDNNFNNEIRKRHFNENDSIKDKLNKLKKLKNILNKYKLNINKKDFDKFKNRTQEIVVHKYHYAKKYSIIIFNRLKDDMSVYRGKLKNYYNTTTTYLKDKYFNSSIHEYLSSIPFFNKSSNISKLISYNSVNFLFLLFTILYFKSDYIYTFFKKKYAFIGEFKNIKTDKLVKIHTLSTLLFFFYKFFVLRLLFILNSYNFFSQKLYLINNLIHILFFSYISIFPYFLVQANWGSFHLLGYKKSKILGGLVLLQLFLIYARLIFQNNLSFIKTWTDEKFFNKEEIIQNIKDDKKTDFYVKLLNQYDFLKRLYVGNNKIYEIVLYLHKYKYLLNIISPIHSLFYIYIAHSIYFYLNNLSFAGIYVSSFSFVLFLIKILSNKIDMYYLTKL; this comes from the exons atgaaaaaggcaattttcttcatttatttgattttttttgtatttgttAAGGTAACATGTTTAGAAATAAGAAGAGGgaagtataatataaattatgattaTGCTATAAAATCTTTAaaggataataattttaaaagacGGGGTGGAGAAAAAGGACGaaggaataatatatattatatgaatattaattTCCATAACATAGataacaattttaataatgaaataaggAAACGACAttttaatgaaaatgatTCAATAAAAgacaaattaaataaattaaaaaagttgaaaaatattttaaataaatacaaattaaatataaataaaaaagattttgataaatttaaaaatagaaCCCAAGAAATAGTTGTACATAAATATCATTATGCAAAGAAATAttctataataatatttaacaGATTGAAAGATGATATGTCTGTATATAGAgggaaattaaaaaattattataatacaacaacaacatatttaaaagataaatatttcAATAGTTCTATACATGAATATCTTAGTAGTATACCTTTTTTTAACAAATCATCtaatatttcaaaattaATAAGCTATAATTctgtaaattttttatttttactctttacaattttatattttaaaagtgattatatatataccttttttaaaaaaaaatatgcttTTATTGGAGaattcaaaaatattaaaacagATAAACTTGTCAAAATACATACTCTATCAACattattgtttttcttttataaattttttgttcTCAGACTTTTATTCATACTTAATTCTTACAATTTCTTTTcacaaaaattatatctaatcaataatttaatacatatacttttcttttcctatatatctatattccCATATTTCCTTGTCCAAGCTAACTGGGGAAGTTTCCATTTGCTTGGTTACAAGAAGA GTAAAATATTGGGAGGGCTAGTTTTATTACAGCTATTTTTGATTTACGCTCGTTTAATTTTTCAGAACAATTTATCGTTTATAAAAACATGGACAGATgagaaattttttaataaggaGGAAATAATACAGAATATAAAGGATGATAAGAAAACGGATTTTTATGTCAAATTATTAAATCAGTATGATTTTTTGAAAAGATTATATGttggaaataataaaatatatgagatagtattatatttacataaatataaatatttattaaatattatttcacCTATTCATTCCttattctatatatacattGCTCATTctatatacttttatttaaataatttatcttttGCTGGTATCTACGTTTCTTCCTTTTCCTTCGTCTTATTCTTAATCAAAATATTGTCCAACAAAATtgatatgtattatttgaCAAAATTGTAG
- a CDS encoding dihydrolipoamide acyltransferase component E2 produces MLYNLIILIFYLRFSKCISKNNNYGYINFGTFSNVVNNSNNLRNRKNVVFSKIEIKMPALSSTMTTGKIVKWNKNIGDYVNLGDIIMTVESDKADMDVEAFDEGFLRVKRLEDGCEANVGDVLGVLTTEENENMDEKKYNDGDINKTENEIKVLNPDKDKSEQIIKEDIHFVKKHINDDVNEEKIFIPFIKCKKKKAKINKWLKNENDFVKKNDLLLYVEDDKSTIEVESPYSGIIKKLLVKEGQFVDLDKEVAIISITEEKDNEKEKIEEPFKNKEDEEINRDNILIHYINKIKKSEEGRKFLKNLSEQEEKTLEERLKLNYEKYNKISNDLFRSSESTKDYVLKEKENESQYEMVLPSASELMRQNKLNPKDITNRKTPNRITYEDVDAFLNGHKNNSTNVTYCEKPKVETIEYGDPKTVDMTNIQKSIKNNMMLTLTVPVFRVTHLIKTNELLKLYEKVKQKISMSVIINKCVSSVLLNHPLIYSTYIDKDNGKILYNKDVNIGNALGLPDSLLTPVLKKVDKKDIYTLANEWKILVEKGKNGLLSSNDMTGSNFYISNLGMFNTYQFDAILPKNSSCILSIGTNIGSIDNLEDLKIQKGMMMTLTCDHRHIYGSHAAAFMNDLSKFIEKDIMKIFL; encoded by the exons atgttatacaacttaattatattaattttttatttaagatTTTCTAAATGTATTTCTAAGAACAATAATTACGGTTACATCAACTTCGGTACCTTTTCAAATGTTGTAAACAACAGTAATAATTtaagaaatagaaaaaatgttgttttttcaaaaatagaaataaaaatgccAGCTCTATCTAGTACCATGACGACAGGCAAAATTGTTAAatggaataaaaatataggaGATTATGTAAAT ctaGGTGATATTATAATGACCGTTGAAAGTGATAAAGCAGACATGGACGTGGAAGCATTTGATGAAG GCTTTTTAAGGGTTAAGCGTTTAGAAGATGGATGTGAAGCAAATGTTGGAGATGTCCTAGGAGTTTTAACTACAGAGGAAAACGAAAATATGgatgaaaagaaatataatgatgGGGACATTAACAAGACAGAGAACGAAATAAAAGTATTGAATCCTGATAAAGACAAAAGTgaacaaattataaaagaagatattcattttgtaaagaagcatataaatgatgatgtaaatgaagagaaaatatttattccttttataaagtgtaaaaaaaagaaagcaaaaataaataaatggtTAAAAAATGAGAATGATTTTGTAAAGAAGAATGATTTGTTACTTTATGTAGAGGATGATAAAAGCACCATAGAAGTGGAAAGTCCATATTCTG gtataataaaaaaattattagtCAAGGAAGGACAGTTCGTAGATTTAGACAAAGAAGTTGCCATCATCTCAATAACAGAG gaaaaagataatgaaaaagaaaaaatagaagaaccttttaaaaataa AGaagatgaagaaataaatcgagataatatattaatacattatataaataaaatcaaGAAAAGTGAAGAGGGAAGaaagtttttaaaaaatttaag tgaacaagaagaaaaaaCACTGGAAGAGAGGCTCAAATTAAATTATGAGAAATACAATAAAATTTCCAATGATCTATTCAG gTCTAGTGAAAGTACAAAAGATTAtgtattaaaagaaaaggaa AATGAGAGCCAATATGAAATGGTGTTACCATCTGCATCAGAGTTGATGAGacaaaacaaattaaatCCAAAGGATATaac AAACAGGAAAACACCCAATCGTATAACCTATGAAGACGTTGATGCATTTTTAAATggacataaaaataattctacTAATGTTACTTACTGCGAAAAACCAAAAGTTGAAACAATTGAATATGGAGATCCAAAAACTGTCGATATGACAAATATACAGAaatcaataaaaaataatatgatgcTTACCTTAACCGTTCCAGTGTTCCGTGTTactcatttaataaaaacaaacgAATTACtgaaattatatgaaaaagtaaaacaaaaaattagtATGAgtgttataataaataaatgtgtaTCATCTGTACTATTAAATCATCCCTTGATATACTCTACTTATATTGATAAAGATaatggaaaaatattatataataaggaTGTTAATATAGGAAATGCATTAGGATTACCAGATTCTCTATTAACTCCTGTGTTAAAAAAAGTTgataaaaaggatatatatacattggCCAATGAATGGAAG ATACTAGTTGAGAAAGGTAAAAATGGTCTCTTAAGTTCTAATGATATGACAGGTAGTAATTTTTACATTTCCAATTTGGGAATGTTCAATACTTACCAATTTGATGCAATATTGCCAAAGAATTCATCATGTATCTTATCAATCGGCACAAATATTGGAAGTATTGATAACCTGGAAGActtaaaaatacaaaaggGAATGATGATGACTTTGACATGTGACCACAGACATATCTATGGATCCCATGCAGCAGCGTTTATGAATGATTTATCAAAATTTATTGAAAAggatattatgaaaatatttttatag